A single window of Granulicella mallensis MP5ACTX8 DNA harbors:
- a CDS encoding carboxypeptidase-like regulatory domain-containing protein: MLKFSIFSAAILLALAPGLLQAQDSSSTGSIVGSADPGAQIILTGNDSGSVIGIMATCEGTYKAENLKPGRYSIVEGGPHHAVRKLSVEAGGVSHVDLGAASADSTRKCNAKD, translated from the coding sequence ATGCTCAAATTCTCTATATTTTCCGCTGCTATCCTTCTTGCTCTTGCGCCAGGCCTTCTGCAGGCGCAAGATTCTTCGTCGACAGGCTCTATCGTTGGCAGTGCCGATCCCGGCGCTCAAATCATTCTCACAGGAAATGACAGCGGCTCCGTCATCGGTATCATGGCGACCTGTGAAGGGACATATAAAGCAGAAAATCTCAAGCCGGGACGTTACTCGATTGTCGAAGGTGGGCCTCATCACGCTGTTCGGAAGCTCTCTGTCGAAGCCGGAGGCGTCTCGCACGTGGACCTGGGCGCTGCCAGTGCAGACTCAACTCGTAAGTGCAACGCCAAAGATTAA
- a CDS encoding type 1 glutamine amidotransferase domain-containing protein, producing MAAAITAASVSGASAQHGKGKILVVLSSETTLPLKDGKTFETGYYLNELVDPAMRFKDAGYELVFANPKGNIPQVAADSINKTYFGDSEERLKAAVEFQKTLSDLDHPLTLRQAIEGGLDQYKAVFVPGGPAPMIDLMASPELGKILVYFHKHNKTTILLCHGPVALASATSDPIAYQKALRSGDLDAARKIAAGWPYAGYNMTIFSDAEEKIAAQYVFKGDPLFFPQDALQVAGGSISNAAEAWQPHAIEDRELITGQNPASDAPLMDIVLRTLKNQ from the coding sequence ATGGCAGCAGCAATCACGGCAGCCTCAGTAAGCGGCGCTTCGGCGCAGCACGGCAAAGGAAAGATTCTCGTAGTTCTTTCGAGCGAAACGACACTTCCTTTGAAAGATGGAAAGACATTCGAGACCGGCTATTACCTCAATGAGCTGGTCGACCCCGCGATGCGTTTCAAGGACGCTGGCTATGAGCTTGTCTTTGCCAATCCAAAGGGCAACATACCGCAAGTGGCAGCCGACTCCATCAACAAGACGTACTTTGGCGATAGCGAAGAGCGTCTGAAAGCAGCCGTGGAATTTCAGAAAACGTTGAGCGATCTCGATCATCCGCTGACACTTCGTCAGGCGATCGAAGGCGGCTTAGATCAGTACAAGGCAGTGTTTGTTCCCGGAGGACCTGCGCCCATGATCGATCTGATGGCAAGCCCTGAGCTTGGAAAGATTCTTGTCTACTTCCACAAGCACAATAAGACGACCATCCTGCTGTGTCATGGACCGGTCGCTCTCGCTTCGGCAACCAGTGACCCGATTGCCTACCAGAAAGCGCTCCGCTCAGGCGATCTCGATGCGGCCCGCAAGATCGCCGCTGGGTGGCCCTATGCCGGGTACAACATGACCATCTTCAGCGACGCAGAAGAGAAGATTGCTGCCCAGTATGTCTTCAAGGGCGATCCGCTCTTCTTCCCGCAGGATGCTCTGCAGGTCGCGGGAGGAAGTATCTCGAATGCGGCGGAAGCCTGGCAGCCGCATGCGATTGAAGACCGCGAGTTGATCACAGGCCAGAACCCTGCTTCAGATGCCCCTCTGATGGACATCGTGCTGCGTACGTTGAAGAACCAGTGA
- a CDS encoding LysR family transcriptional regulator: MEIDARILGGIATLSAVVESGSFVRAANTLGVTQSAVSRAIAKLEVRIGIRLFHRTTRTVKLTAEGKQFYEEIAPLLDGIKNAVTLASGTGASVKGHLRVNIDPLFSRLLIAPQIGKFLDRYPELSLELVTRSLLGDLVSEGFDVGIRFGDPAPSSLVIRKLLDTRILTVAAPGYINKFGRPSKPTDLSHHNCLQFRNSATGQPYEWEFRRGRKVVPVKTDSRLMLTDAGTLLATCLAGVGIAQVMNLEIQPLLHSGKLIDLFPDWPDETFPLYMLYPSRTLPPAKLRVFIDFVQTVTGQRSDVAG, translated from the coding sequence ATGGAGATAGACGCTCGTATCCTCGGCGGAATTGCCACACTCTCAGCCGTGGTTGAGTCAGGGAGCTTTGTGAGAGCAGCCAACACCTTGGGCGTCACTCAATCTGCGGTGAGCCGCGCGATCGCCAAATTGGAAGTCCGGATTGGCATACGGTTGTTTCATCGCACAACCAGGACCGTGAAGCTGACCGCAGAGGGCAAGCAGTTTTACGAGGAGATCGCGCCTCTGCTCGACGGCATTAAGAATGCTGTGACATTGGCGAGCGGAACAGGCGCCTCAGTCAAGGGGCATCTGCGCGTCAATATCGACCCCTTGTTTTCACGGCTGCTCATCGCTCCACAGATTGGGAAGTTCCTTGATCGTTATCCTGAACTTTCTCTGGAACTGGTGACACGAAGTTTGCTGGGAGATTTGGTCAGTGAGGGCTTCGATGTCGGCATTCGCTTCGGAGATCCGGCTCCATCTTCGCTTGTCATTCGAAAGCTGTTGGATACCCGCATTCTCACCGTAGCCGCACCCGGCTATATCAACAAATTCGGCCGCCCGAGCAAACCCACCGATCTCAGTCACCATAATTGTCTTCAATTCCGCAATTCTGCCACCGGGCAACCGTATGAATGGGAATTTCGTAGGGGCCGCAAAGTCGTCCCGGTCAAAACCGATAGCCGGCTTATGTTGACGGACGCGGGCACTCTGCTGGCGACCTGCCTCGCAGGCGTCGGCATCGCGCAAGTGATGAACCTTGAGATTCAGCCACTACTCCATTCTGGCAAACTCATCGATCTTTTCCCGGACTGGCCCGATGAAACATTCCCTCTCTACATGCTCTATCCCTCTCGCACATTGCCCCCGGCGAAGTTGCGGGTATTTATCGATTTCGTGCAGACCGTGACAGGGCAGCGTTCCGATGTCGCTGGGTAA
- the mtnA gene encoding S-methyl-5-thioribose-1-phosphate isomerase: protein MIPTLEWTPEGVNFLDQTKLPLEETYVLATDYKQVATVIRDMIVRGAPAIGVSAAMGVAIGIDRSTATTIPALNEEVAVICETLAKTRPTAVNLFWGIAQVRDLYNELAAKNTPIREIKAAVVALGQRLYDEDIAACKRMGAHGASLMPKEGTVLTHCNAGALATCGYGSALGVIRGAIEAGHKIHVFADETRPFLQGARLTAWELMKDNIPTTVLCDNMSAHLMSKGRIQAVIVGADRIAANGDTANKIGTYGVSILAKEHGIPFYVAAPFNTIDLATAHGNDIPIEQRDAREVTHSNGKQMTPDGVGIENPAFDVTPAKYITAIITERGVLRAPFDESIKAMAQKGTN from the coding sequence ATGATTCCTACCCTTGAATGGACGCCTGAAGGCGTTAACTTCCTCGATCAGACCAAGCTCCCCCTCGAAGAGACCTACGTTCTCGCCACCGACTATAAGCAAGTCGCCACCGTGATCCGCGACATGATCGTGCGCGGCGCTCCCGCCATCGGTGTCTCCGCCGCTATGGGCGTTGCCATCGGCATCGACCGCAGCACCGCCACCACCATTCCCGCCCTCAACGAAGAGGTCGCCGTCATCTGCGAGACCCTCGCGAAGACCCGCCCCACCGCGGTCAATCTCTTCTGGGGCATCGCCCAGGTGCGCGATCTCTACAACGAGCTCGCCGCGAAGAATACGCCGATCCGGGAGATCAAGGCCGCCGTCGTAGCGTTGGGCCAGCGGCTGTACGACGAAGACATCGCCGCCTGCAAGCGGATGGGAGCCCACGGCGCCTCACTGATGCCGAAGGAAGGCACCGTGCTGACGCATTGCAACGCCGGTGCACTCGCGACCTGCGGCTACGGATCGGCACTCGGCGTGATTCGCGGTGCCATCGAGGCCGGCCACAAGATCCACGTGTTCGCCGACGAAACCCGTCCCTTCCTTCAAGGCGCTCGTCTCACCGCGTGGGAACTGATGAAGGACAACATCCCCACCACCGTTCTCTGCGACAACATGAGCGCGCACCTGATGAGCAAGGGCCGCATCCAGGCCGTGATCGTCGGTGCGGACCGCATCGCCGCCAACGGCGACACCGCCAACAAGATCGGCACCTACGGCGTCTCCATCCTGGCCAAGGAGCACGGGATTCCCTTCTACGTAGCGGCGCCGTTCAACACCATCGACCTCGCTACGGCACACGGCAACGACATCCCTATCGAGCAGCGCGATGCCCGCGAGGTAACCCACTCCAACGGCAAGCAGATGACCCCGGACGGCGTGGGCATCGAAAACCCCGCCTTCGACGTGACCCCCGCGAAGTACATCACAGCGATCATTACCGAACGCGGTGTGCTGCGCGCGCCCTTCGACGAGTCGATCAAGGCGATGGCGCAAAAGGGCACAAACTAG
- a CDS encoding NmrA family NAD(P)-binding protein translates to MYTVIGITGKTGGTAAKALLAQGHKVRGVVRNVAKAVEWRERGAEIVAAELSDRDQMARAFEGSEGVYVMLPTYFEAQDMFAENTRDLTSLKHAVMAAGVRKVVFLSSIGAERETGTGAILKLHALEEAFSNLPISTAAIRAGWFMENFHGLISSARETGVLWSFLDPLPLRVPMIATKDIGTLAADLLQQTWSGHRVIELAAEPALSPIDVASSFSKVFGREIKASIVPRDQWIPTYQSWGLTPRSSEAMAEMIEGFNSHWIAFGSTSAERVVAATTLEQVLQETLSSTQE, encoded by the coding sequence ATGTACACAGTCATCGGCATCACGGGGAAGACGGGCGGCACGGCAGCAAAGGCACTTCTTGCTCAAGGGCATAAGGTCCGGGGCGTCGTCCGCAATGTGGCCAAAGCGGTCGAATGGCGGGAGCGAGGCGCGGAGATCGTCGCAGCAGAGCTTTCAGATAGAGATCAGATGGCACGCGCTTTCGAGGGAAGCGAGGGCGTGTACGTCATGCTGCCGACCTACTTCGAGGCGCAGGACATGTTCGCGGAAAACACCAGGGACCTGACCAGCCTGAAGCACGCGGTGATGGCCGCGGGCGTTCGCAAGGTTGTCTTTCTTTCGTCCATCGGGGCCGAACGCGAAACCGGAACTGGAGCCATCCTCAAGCTGCACGCGCTGGAAGAGGCCTTTTCGAACCTGCCGATCTCGACGGCCGCCATTCGCGCGGGCTGGTTTATGGAGAACTTCCATGGACTTATCTCTTCCGCCCGGGAAACGGGCGTGCTCTGGAGTTTTCTCGATCCTTTGCCTTTGCGTGTGCCCATGATCGCTACCAAGGACATAGGCACGCTTGCCGCAGACCTGCTTCAGCAGACATGGTCGGGTCATCGAGTGATTGAGCTTGCAGCAGAGCCCGCGCTCTCTCCAATCGACGTTGCGTCAAGCTTCAGCAAAGTCTTCGGCAGGGAGATCAAGGCCTCTATTGTTCCGCGAGACCAATGGATCCCCACCTATCAAAGCTGGGGTCTCACCCCGCGCTCTTCTGAAGCGATGGCCGAAATGATTGAAGGATTTAACAGCCACTGGATTGCATTTGGAAGTACGAGCGCCGAGCGCGTCGTTGCAGCAACAACACTGGAACAAGTGCTGCAGGAGACTCTCAGCTCGACACAAGAATAA
- a CDS encoding pyrroline-5-carboxylate reductase, which translates to MYQRHHSQSTGTPLDLNVVPKVGIIGVGTIAEALTMGLCGFDDQRAEILLSPRNDTLARRLALRYPNVKVATDNQAVVDGSEIVVLAVRPQVTEEVLGALRFRPDQQIVSLIATFSVKRLSSLVAPANEISRAIPLPPIAERQGPLALYTQSAEILRLFDGLGSLIRVEDEAHLDLISAVTSLMGTYFGMMGTVDDWLIERGFKPEASRAYVGEMFFNLASAARNRSAESFTRLSADYSTLGGLNEHAWRELQAAGWADHLQAALNLILDRIHGRATFDTQLPGAANPRIDQRKS; encoded by the coding sequence ATGTATCAGAGGCACCACTCACAATCCACCGGCACCCCTCTCGATCTCAACGTCGTGCCCAAGGTTGGCATCATCGGAGTGGGCACCATCGCGGAGGCCCTGACGATGGGGCTATGCGGGTTCGACGACCAGCGTGCGGAGATCCTTCTCTCTCCTCGAAACGACACCCTCGCGCGCCGGCTTGCACTCCGGTACCCCAACGTCAAGGTCGCCACCGATAACCAGGCTGTCGTGGACGGAAGCGAAATCGTCGTGCTCGCAGTGCGGCCGCAGGTGACCGAAGAGGTCCTCGGAGCCCTGCGCTTCCGGCCCGATCAGCAGATCGTCAGCCTGATTGCAACCTTCAGCGTCAAGCGGTTGTCGTCGCTGGTGGCGCCGGCGAATGAGATCTCCCGCGCTATTCCGCTGCCGCCGATTGCGGAGCGACAGGGGCCGCTGGCTCTCTACACACAATCTGCGGAGATCCTGCGGTTATTCGACGGGTTGGGAAGCCTGATTCGCGTTGAAGACGAGGCACACCTCGATCTGATCAGCGCGGTCACCTCGCTCATGGGCACATACTTCGGCATGATGGGGACCGTGGACGATTGGCTGATCGAACGTGGTTTCAAGCCGGAAGCCTCACGCGCCTATGTGGGCGAGATGTTCTTCAACCTGGCCTCGGCTGCGAGAAATCGTTCGGCAGAATCTTTCACCAGACTCAGCGCGGACTACTCGACCCTTGGCGGCCTCAATGAGCATGCCTGGCGCGAACTACAAGCCGCCGGGTGGGCAGATCATCTCCAGGCTGCACTGAACCTGATCCTTGACCGCATCCACGGCCGCGCGACCTTTGACACACAGCTCCCCGGAGCCGCGAATCCTCGCATTGATCAGCGCAAGAGCTAG
- a CDS encoding VWA domain-containing protein: MRQFLLGVFLTCCLGGYAVAQSAGTQPHPGNPSSLPPVAVDVVVQDSNGHPVHGLTKENFQLLESKTPQQIRLFEEHTPSTPQGHALGFAGMPPGTFTNYTPVPPHGTLNILLLDALNTSPKDQALLRSQLQQYVKNVPPGTHIAILGLANHLTILQGFTSDPETLKDAVEHKLIPRAAIQLDHPMENAVSQGMEQTATNLQEFEAEQKSLQMRLHPQYTLDAFNQLAHYLAGLPGHKNLIWFSGAFPLDLFPDPTRKNTAAGTELDSNELHETADLLTQGQVAVYPVAISPPTPGSTPSADRTAMNQLANSTGGRVFENTNGLFDTVSKIIAAGSDYYTLAYIPSNPKGQEPYRDIRVNLAGAPASQGLKLSYRQGYYTDDPNQPSKAADPAPAVTTTTPPPPAPAANPDTASIVAAMRRGAPAPVGILFKVRVLPASTATEDTVAKGNQLDPYIPMKGPFQRFDVDFVALPSDFQFTQLSNGLYSGSIEFKAYVYDPDGKLLNAAGSLLHLELKPETYNRFMQEPLAAHLEVSSQAGREAFLRIGIRDVPSNRIGVVEFPLSSVGHLAPPVYPQPAAAPATAPAHSAPTTPSATPAPH; this comes from the coding sequence ATGCGCCAATTCTTGCTGGGAGTCTTCCTCACCTGTTGCCTGGGCGGGTATGCCGTAGCGCAAAGCGCCGGCACGCAACCGCACCCAGGCAACCCCAGCAGCCTGCCACCAGTCGCAGTCGATGTCGTCGTACAGGACTCGAACGGCCATCCAGTCCACGGCCTCACCAAAGAGAACTTCCAACTGCTCGAAAGCAAGACTCCCCAGCAGATTCGCCTCTTCGAGGAGCACACCCCCTCGACCCCTCAGGGACACGCCCTTGGGTTTGCCGGGATGCCCCCAGGCACGTTCACCAATTACACGCCCGTGCCTCCCCATGGAACGCTGAACATCCTGCTGCTGGATGCTCTCAACACCTCGCCGAAGGACCAGGCTCTTCTCCGCAGCCAACTGCAGCAGTATGTGAAGAATGTCCCCCCCGGCACACACATCGCCATCCTGGGGCTGGCGAACCATCTCACCATCCTGCAGGGCTTCACCTCCGATCCGGAGACGCTGAAAGACGCGGTTGAGCACAAACTCATCCCGCGTGCCGCTATCCAGCTGGACCATCCCATGGAGAACGCAGTCAGTCAAGGAATGGAGCAGACAGCCACCAACCTGCAGGAGTTCGAGGCCGAACAGAAGTCCCTTCAAATGCGGCTCCATCCGCAGTACACCCTGGATGCCTTCAACCAACTGGCGCACTATCTTGCAGGCCTTCCCGGCCACAAAAACCTGATCTGGTTCTCCGGCGCTTTTCCTCTGGATCTCTTTCCCGATCCCACGCGCAAAAACACCGCCGCCGGTACGGAGTTGGACAGCAACGAATTGCACGAGACAGCAGACCTGCTCACACAGGGACAGGTAGCTGTTTACCCCGTGGCCATTAGCCCGCCAACCCCAGGCAGCACACCGTCCGCCGATCGCACAGCGATGAACCAGTTGGCGAACAGCACCGGAGGCCGCGTCTTCGAGAACACCAACGGGCTCTTCGACACCGTATCTAAAATCATAGCGGCGGGATCGGACTACTACACCCTGGCCTACATCCCGTCGAATCCCAAAGGACAGGAACCGTACCGCGATATCCGCGTCAACCTGGCCGGAGCTCCGGCCTCTCAGGGGCTTAAGCTCTCCTACCGCCAGGGTTACTACACGGACGATCCGAACCAGCCCAGCAAGGCGGCAGACCCCGCCCCGGCGGTGACAACTACGACCCCTCCCCCTCCTGCCCCCGCCGCGAATCCGGATACGGCCTCTATCGTCGCCGCAATGCGCCGGGGGGCTCCGGCCCCTGTAGGAATCCTCTTCAAAGTACGGGTGCTGCCCGCGTCCACCGCTACCGAAGATACCGTAGCCAAGGGCAACCAGCTCGATCCTTATATCCCCATGAAAGGCCCCTTCCAGCGCTTCGACGTGGATTTCGTCGCGCTGCCGAGCGACTTCCAGTTCACGCAGCTGAGCAACGGCCTCTATAGCGGTTCGATTGAGTTCAAAGCCTACGTATATGATCCTGATGGAAAGCTGTTGAACGCCGCCGGCAGCCTCCTCCACTTAGAGCTGAAGCCGGAGACCTATAACCGGTTCATGCAGGAACCCCTTGCGGCCCATCTTGAGGTGAGCTCGCAAGCCGGGCGAGAGGCCTTCCTGCGGATCGGCATCCGAGACGTACCCTCGAACCGGATTGGCGTCGTGGAGTTCCCCCTTTCGAGCGTCGGCCACCTCGCTCCGCCCGTATACCCACAACCCGCAGCGGCCCCCGCCACGGCTCCCGCGCACAGTGCCCCTACAACCCCATCGGCGACACCGGCCCCCCATTAA